Genomic window (Helianthus annuus cultivar XRQ/B chromosome 3, HanXRQr2.0-SUNRISE, whole genome shotgun sequence):
TGTTATAAACGTATAGATAACTTTTTCAGCGAGTGTTAAGCATTGTGTAGAGTGGGATAAATATGTTGAGGCAGGCGAGGATTGGCTAAAGCCACTTGCTATATCATGTAGGTTCTCGTTGAGATCAACACCTCGTTCGTTAGGGGGCAACTCCGACATGAACCCTTGAACGAGCCTCGCTAGAAGCATTGTGGTCATGGTCGAGCCCCACAACACTCCTGGGCACCCGCGCAAACCAGTGCTAAACGAAAACGTGTGAAGGTTGTGATCGGTTAACATCACTTCCTTATTACCCTTCATGTGACGGTCCGGATTGAAAGTCAACGGGTCATCCCAGACTTCAGGGTTCCGACTTAGCCCAGTACGACTCACCATCACGTGGCTTCCCTTTGGTATAAGGTATCCAGCAACAGTAGAGTCAGCAGTTGTCACGTGAGGGAGGTTGAAAGGTGCAATCGGGTGCAACCTCAGAGCCTCCTTTACACAAGCTTTGATGTAATTGAGATGATGTAGATCAGATTCATGAACCAATTTATGCTTTCCCACCACCGAATCGAACTCATGGACAGCTTTATCGAAAATCTTCGGATTGTTCATCATCTCCGCTATCACCCATTCAATGTTATTTGAAACACTAACATAAGCTGCAAGAATTAGATTCTGTGGCACACAACAATAactaataaaaataacaaaacaatgAGTGATATCTTGAAAGCAAAGagatcaaatttttttttaatcataCAAGGATCTGGGCTTTTATTTCGTTAGCATTTAGTCGCGGATTATTAATGTTGATGAACACGTCTAATAAGTCATCTTGTTTAGTCCTAACACCATCTTTCCATTGCTTAATCCTCTCATCAATCAAAGAAATCACATAATCTTCTCAATCTGATTTCGAATATCAAAcagagaaacaaaaaaaaaaaaaaattaatttgagGGTGAGAATGATCTTTCAAGTCTTTTTGGTGAAACTGGACAAAGAATTCAACTACAAACGGGTATATTTCAGTTGGGACTAACCTATGGAATGCTTGTTACAGATTAAACTTGCAATAAATATCATGCGAATTATGAAACAGCAGATGAGACCATAACGATttctaaaaacaaaaaaaaaaaataagggtAGATTAAATATTAAAGGAAAACAAATGTAGCAAAAAGAATATTGTTTGCGTGTAAATACATCGCAGTAGTTTTGATATTGACTTAGtacctaaggtatctttcggtaTACATGTTGTCTCATCCATTGGTGAACTGCAAATGGTGGTGTTCATTTTTCATATTAAATCAACAAATGGTGGTCATATTGGTTACCTTAAAGAGTGGGCGAGACAAATCCAAAACAAATGATTTAGAACGTGTCGATTGTTGAAGGACTCTACGCAACGCCGCTTTGTAGTTCGCGGCTTTGAGCGACTTCGCAACAACAACGATCACAATGGATACTAATAATTAACACACACAAATCATATCTCGATATATACACAGTAGCGGAAAAACGAACAAACAAAactctatttttttttcttgaaacaTATAGTATGTTTGTTCATCTTGTGTAAACCAATATTAGATTGAGTAGTCGCTGGAAATGAACGTAGGCCTATAGAACATATGTGATGAACCAGATCAGAATTAATACCTCGAATAATCGATAGTTGCCAGCGGCGTTGTGTCAAGCAGTGAAAGAAGGCGATTTGAACCAACGACAGCAGTTCCAGGTGGCTGTCTCGGCGAGTGGTGGCTGTAAAAATTACAAAACAAAGTTTGTAAGGAAGAAGAAAGTGATCTTGGTACCTATTCGTGAAGATTAGACTGGTGGCGGCAAACGTAGGTGCAGTGGTATCAACTCTGCGACGAAACAATGATCGAGTTTTGTAATATAACAACCCCACTTGAAGTATATGTAGAAGGGTGGTGTCAATATATTTAGTATCTGAATTAATGTGGTTTAATTATTGGCCACTTAGCATTCCTTAATCAGTTCCTGTAGCCAATATAGTATCGGTTAAGAATGCATACAGACATTCATTCACCATTGTCTTTATTATGACCATTGTCTTTATTATTGGGGTTTATATCCATTATAATAAATCATTTCTAATTATATAGTATCGGTTAAGAATGCATACAGGCATTCATTCACAATTGTCTTCTAATTTATTATTTGGATTTATGCCATTTAGATTAATAGAAGGACAATTATGCCCCCTAACTAAGGTAATTAAGTGTTGTACCATAAGCAGTATAAATTGTAATTACTTAACTTTTGCAGGTATCCTTGGGAAATGTTTTATAATATAGTACAgataactttgacccgacaattgaccaagtaaacgtgataattaggaggtgcccttttgagggattaacacctacctaattacgatcacgtagccatgttcgccCCGCACAATGGCTGGATCATAATGGCTTAAaccaaaagtcaaagcgtttattgaaaaactttgactttcggcttTTAAAAGCCTATAAAACGAAAACCAATggctaaggacacttacaaagggtcctagctcgAATCTTTAACTAAAAGGGAGTCTCCTTAATCCAGGAATCTCCAAGAGAGCAATAGATAAGAGAAATTGAGTGGTGCAAGGAAAATAGATGGATGAACACATCTATTTATAGTGTTTTCAGGTGTTCTTAGATCAAGCCAAGTGTCTAGGGGACTCTAGAGATTGTTCCAGGTGTCCATGGAGGTTTTAAAAACCATCAATAAGCTCCTGGTATCGATTTACAGAGTGCATGGTGGTATGAGCGGGGAGTAAGGCTGCAACATGTAGCTGGCAGTTACATTATGTGCTAGTGACTCCCTCGCGGCCCACGACACAAAACAAGGGGGCCGGTTGCGGCCTGCGACCCCCTATAATCTCAGCCAAACTTTTAAATGTTTGGCAATTTCAGTCCCTATACCTTTTTAACTCGAAATAACTTTTATTTTTAGCACTTTTGGCCCTTCAAGTCAGGTTTCAAGTATTCTTGGAAGTGTAACAAGCATCGTTTAGCTCCGGGttcattaaaaggtcactcagaggtttaattaacatgttgacgctttttaCCCTTCGATTCAcaaactttttatttattttacaaacGGTTTCGTACGTCCAACGTTTGGCCTACTAATGAATATGAGTACcgtaaaaggtcattcagaggcataGGTTatgcatgttgacacttttagtccctccacaTACATCTTTTCATCATTTGTCAATAATAGTCCTTTATAGTCAATGTTTGACATCTTTagggtttaggacacgtgtcaacacattattggacacgattttacgaggtgttacatcctcacccacCTAAAAGAAATATCGACCTCGAGTTTTACTGAAACAAGTGGGGGTACTTTTGTCGCATAGTGGACTCGACCTCCAACGTTATTTGGGGCCTCTttgggcatcccatttaacttttaCTATAGGCACATGTTTCCTTCggagctttttaacctgtcgatcctcaatcgatatTGGTTTTTCTATAAATCGCAGGTTTTTATCAATCTGCACGCCTTCATGAGACATTGCTAGCCACTCATCGGCAAGACATTAtttttagattgcagatgtggaacacattctgaattccactgagctcctCAGGCAGATTCAATTTGTATGCCACAAACCTGACACATTCGataatcttgaatggtccaatatatcttaggcttaacttgcccttcttaccaaaacgcatcaaacctttccaaggtgatacttttagtaagaCTTTGTCCCCAACCTGGAACTTTAGAGGTTTACACCTCTTATCAGCGTAGCTGTTTTGCCTGTCCCTATCGGCTTGTAGACGATCATGGATTTGTATAATCTTATCCCTCGTTTCTAGGAATATCTCAAGTCCTGATAATTGGGCCTCCCCAACTTCTGCcgaacaaacgggcgttctacattttctcCCATACACTGCTTCGAAAGGTGCAGCTTTTATGCTCGtagataactgttattgtagaaGAATTCAATGAGGGGGAGATGGTTATCCTAACTACCACCCAAGTCAAtgacacatgcacgaagcatgtcttccaacgtttgaatagtacgctcattCTGTCCATCCGTCTAAGGacggtaagccgtactgaaattcaaacgagtgcccaaagaTTACTGGAAACATATCTAGAAGTGAgatgtatatctagtatctctatcggatacAATAGATACTCGCACTCCATGAAGGGATACAATCTCGTGCACATATAACTTTGCCAAtttatcggagctatgagtctcctttatgggtaaaaatgagctgacttagtcagtctatcaacaataacccatatcgtatcattaCCATGCTtagttttaggtaacttggttaaaaaatccatagttaccatttctcATTTCCACGTGGGAATTTCTAGTTGTTGTAGCAGTCTTGAGgcttttgatgttcggctttaacctgTGAGCACGTCAGACACTTAGCTACATGTGTGGCTAtggatttcttcaaacctatccaccaataatttgccttcaaatCTTAATACATCTTGTCACCTCCAGGGTGAACTGAATATTTAGAGTTGTGCGCTTCCTCGAGGATTAAATCTCTAAGTCCTCCATAGATTGGAACCCAGTTTCGACCAATGAACCTAAGGATCCCATCATTCCCAGGTGACAACTGATCAATAGTTCCACCCAGTCGTTCACCTAGAAGGTTTGCTTTCAACATGCCTTCCTTCTTCGCAGTTAACAACTTTTCATTCAAGCTGTTCTTAagctcaatgcttttggcattaaTCCGTATGGGCTTAACTCTTTCCTTGCGGCTCGGCGCATCAGCTGTGACAACCTGTATTTTCAAGGCCTTTCCTATGTACTTGGTTTCTCTCGCACTTTGTTCTGTGATGTAAACTATGTGTACCTCGTACTAAATGATTAAATGTGTTTGGTCATAATCGAATGGATGCACATAAATATGTGTTTTGTTATATGTTAAAAGGGTAGGTTGCTTTTTATAATCTTGGTCGCACACCTCTCTTACACTCGCACAGCCCGTAACCCATGTACCTCTCGGTTTCGAACCACACTCTTCACAGAGCCCAACTGGGCCTGGCCCACGGGAGTTGAGTGGTTACACATCTAATGGTAATTATGGAGGGCATTTTACCATAATCACAGAATTcgcaaaaccctagctctccttcTCTCTCAAGCGAACCGAAGGCAGCCCTTGGTTCCTCTCGAAGAATCTTCTTGATTTCCATCTTGTTCTTTCGGTTAGTCTATTCTTATCATTGTTCGAATGTGATTCTCTTGTTACACATGGTTGTATTGTTACATGTTGATGTGTTAGGTTTGTATGATAATAGAACCCTTGTTGAAATTGTGTTCATGGATCCGAATTGAATGATTGGTCATGAGAATCCTTGCGAAGAATGAAACGATGTTTTGTGTTCATGAGAAACGATGTGTAAGTATGATGAAATAGTCTCGGGTTTAGGTTGTTGGTTTATGATATCATGATAATTTTGATCTAGGGTGGATAAAAAACATGCCATTGAATCGGGTTGTATGCATGGTTGTTGATCGAGTTGGATGATGTTTATGATTGGTTTTGTTGTTCTGGTTTAAGTGATGAATTAGGATCacatgttagtaattatgttgaTGATGTTCATGGGTTATGATGCTTATAGTTTCGATGTTAATATTGTGGTATTACTAGTGTTGATTAGTTACGGCAATTAGGGTTTGTATGAACATCGATAATAACTGTTAAATCATGTTGTTTGATCTGTTTTCGAATGTGACAAGGTGTTTGCTGAATTCACGGCACAATTGTTAACCAAAAATTTGTGTCAGTTACATTGTACTAGGTTACGGctgaggttgcgagtcgaaaccagtTAGTTCTAACTCGAGACCTTCATAGTTCCGACTCATCATTAAACATCACACAATAGGTGGACTCGAAATCGGataggttgcgagtcgagatcaaCCCAGTTCCGACTCGAGCCCTGACCCGAAACATTGGGGTTTCGGCTAATGAAGTTTTCACCCGAGATCGCTGCTTTTGACTCGAGACCTTGAgtttgcgagtcgagaccttatggtttCGACTGATGTCGACTTGAAACGAGCTTTAGACTGTTTTGGGCCAAACACAGACTATTGGGCCACCCGATAACACTGGACTGTTCTATCACCTGACTAACTGTTAAGACTTATATGGGTGGAATGTTGATACGTGTGATACTTGTACGTCATTTGCTAAATATGTGTAAGAAAAATACGTGACAACTTTTGTACGAAACTAATGTGTATCGGTAACCAtcataggacgtggttgaccaacttgAAACAAGTAAATAACCAACCGAGCattctaaggtgagttcactactgtTTTTCAAGCATGCTTCCTGGGGAGGGACAACTGGTAGATATTCCGGGGAGGAATATGGGTTTTATTGGGTTTAAATTTGATGTTAGATAAGATACACAaatctatcaccttaagtcctatctactaccgaactagttgccggggaggcaacggggttattagttgatagcgctattaggtttgtcaccctcacaccgtaccggggaggatgggcgtgaactaatgaccttaaccaCTCGACCAATGTTGATaggcattggggaagggcaaacaaACTGACGCCATCTTgcggtactcgagttattatcaacatgcttttaaactaaacacttggcaactaaacgtttttacaaaactgtgaactcgccagctttgtgctgatacacttgtctgcatgcttgcaggtcgttagatacggGTCATGGGACTTGcagtctgggatgctggagtagTCATGGGTCGTGATGCTTGAAGTAACTTTGAACATTGGCTTATTGAATATTATGGTTTCTGGAAATGCTTGAACAATTAAATTTTGCTTCTGCTGAACATGATCGTGTTTTAAATTAAACATTTTGAAATGCACTGTTTACTTTAATGAgaattttatttattacttaactattagttcaatgtgattggtggctagatcctggtacgttaCACGTCTCGtaggggtttccgcatgtggtattttgggggtgtgacagtttggtatcagagccactggttatagtgaactaggttttaaaacgtttttataaaaccagactataaccaaacagttctgaaatcgaccatgacactcagctccagattgcaaggttcgtcttttgtttactttatgcattacaTACCTAGGTGTACACCTACTTATGATATTGTGTATGGTTGCACACTTGGCACTAcgatgtgattatatgtgttttttttattttgttacgATGCTTTGGTAGTCCTCTAGACTTTTGTGATCCTAAATTTTGTGATATCATTCGTTTCGTCACTCGAATccggggaaccttttagcgcgacttaagaggagctgagatgaacatgcaaactGCATTatcattatgggtgcacacataataataatgtggggtgcatgcgagtcctaGTAAGACTTAACAAGTGTGGAAGGGTGTCCTACCTTATTATTCTACATAATGGGGGAATTATGTAATACATAGAAGTCATAGCAATGATTGACTTCTACTCGATCGCAATTCTTAACCTTTTCCACTCATCTTTTATAGAATCATGAGCAGACGTGGTGGACGCAATGGTGGTCGCGGTGGTGGTCGCGGCGATGGACGTGGCAACATTGTTATGTCCCAAGCGGAACGTGGCAGCATTGTTATGTCCCAAGCGGAACTGATTGATTTAATCAATACTCGCGTGGCTGAAGCTTTAGCAGCTCAGCAGGCTGGTATGTTATGTACCAAATGCTATATATTCCTGTGGCGTGTACTCGACTCTCACTCATGCGTTGTATTCTCTTCCGTCTTTAGGTCAACCTGTGAACCAGAACAATCTGCCTGCTTGCACGTTTAAgacgttcatggattgtaagcctcAGACGTTTAGTGGAACTAAAGGAGCAGTAGGACTACTCCGATGATTCGAGAAAGCCGAGTCAGTTTTtgctatgtgtaactgtcctgctggggacagggtgaagtaTGTTACGTGCACATTGGAGGATGGTGCATTAACCTGGTAGAACGCCCAGGTGCAGATGTTAGGCAACGAGATGGCAAATTCAACCACATGGGATGACTTCAAGGAGTTGATACGGaaggagtactgtcctcgtgatGAAATTCAGAAGTTGGAGAACGAATATTACAACCTGAAGGTGGTGGGATTTGAGATTGAGGCGTACACGAAGCGATCTCACGAACTTGCGAACATGTGTCCTAACTTATCATGACCACCACACAGAAGAATCGAGCTATACATCAACGGCCTAGCGTCGCAAGTCAAGGGCTTAGTTACTGCAGCCAATCTTGATAATTTGCCCTAAATCATCCGTTTAGCTCACAAGATCACCGACCAGGAAGTTGAGTGTGGTTCGCTACCACCTCGTAGTGCTACAACTGCTGCAACTCCCACTACTGATAACAAGCGTAAATGGAACGATACGGACAAGGTGTCCAGCGCAAACCAATCACAGAAGAAACTAGACAACAGCAATAGTCATAGTTTCAGCCAGTCGTCTTTTGTTTATCAAAACCAGAGCAGCAACCCGAACAAAGGTTCCTACGTGGGAAGGCTgccaaagtgcaacaagtgcaattaTCATCACCGTGGACCGTGTACCCGAGCCTGCCATAGGTGCGATAAAGTGGGGCATATGGCAAAGGATTGTAGGGCCCCGTTTCCaaagcaacagcaacagcagtaTCAGCAACAGAAGCAACAGCAGCCGTAGCAATAGCAAAGGCAACCACCCCAACCAAACCAAGGTAACCGGAAGGGATGTTTTCAGTGCGGGGATGATGGCCACTTCAggagggattgccctcagttgaaccagaatgcCAATAACAAGGGGAATAACAACTGCCAGAATAACCACAACGCGGggaacaataataacaacaatgctgggaacaacaacaacaacggaaaTAATGGTGGTAATGGTGCACGTGGAAGAGTGTTTACGATTGGTGCGGTTGATGCTAGGAACAATGGCAATGTCGTGACTAgtacgttttctgtgaacaaCCTTTTTGCTTCCGTATTATtagactctggtgccgattggagttatgtgtctttggaGTTCAGTCGACAGTTAGGGTTAGCCCCAACACCTCTAGAAACCAAACACGTAGTGGAAttggctgatggcaagtcaactgAAGCCTCACACGTCCTGTTAGGGTGCAAACTCGATCTTGCGGGTcaagtgtttgacattgacccTCTCCCTGTTACTCtcggtagcttcgatgtagttgttggtatggattggttgtctaagcaccaggcggaaattctctgtaaagagaaaatcgggcgtattcctctccctagtggagaattCTTGTCAGTCCAAGGCCATCTAAGTGGTGCAATGGTTGGCATCATTTCAGCgctgaaagcccagaagtgtttacgaaagggttgTCCTGCTATTTTAGCCCTCGTTACTAATACACAGCGTGAGGAGAAAAGGATTAAGAATCTATCGGTCGTTCATGATTTTCCAgatgtgtttcctgaagaacttcTAGGATTACCTCCATATCGTCGggtggaattccagattgatCTTACGCCATGAGCGGCCCCGATCGCTCgcgctccttatcgtcttgcaccagggGAGTTacaagaactgtctaatcaacttcaAGAACTATTGGATAGAGGATTTATCCAACCTAGTTCTTCATCTTGGGGAGCTCTAGtcttgttcgtgaagaagaaataTGGGTCTTTtcgcatgtgtattgattacctcgagctcaacaaggtgaaagtcaagaaccgttaccctctaccacgcatcgacgatctgtttgaccagttgcaagggtcaagcttctattcgaaAATAGACTTAAGATCAGGCTATCATCGGATgcgagtccgagaggaggatgttcTTAAAACAACTTTTCGAACGTggtacggccattatgagtttctggtcatgccattcgggttaactaacgcaccagcggtattcatggatctcatgaaccgtgtgtgcaaaccgtatctcgacgatTTTGTCATGGTGTTTATCGAcaacattctgatctactctaagaacaaggaggaccacgagcggcacttgcgtcttatcttggagctcctgaggaaggagcagctttacgcaaaattctctaagtgcgacttctggattcgagaagtacacttccttggtcacaTAGTTAACGAGCTCGGAATACACGTGGATCCCGCTAAAATCGATTCTATCAGAAACTTGGCGGCACAGAAAAATCCTTCCGAGGTACGGCAATTTCTTGGTCCCACTGGGTACTATCGCAAATTCATCGAGtgattttcgaagatcgctcagcctcttaCCGTATTGACTCTGAAAGGTGTGGTATATTCTTGGGGAACAAAACAGGAAGACGCCTTTCAGCTTCTGAAGAAAAAACTCTATAGTGCACCAATCTTATGCTTACCTGAGGGTACC
Coding sequences:
- the LOC110927886 gene encoding cytochrome P450 79B1 → MMNNPKIFDKAVHEFDSVVGKHKLVHESDLHHLNYIKACVKEALRLHPIAPFNLPHVTTADSTVAGYLIPKGSHVMVSRTGLSRNPEVWDDPLTFNPDRHMKGNKEVMLTDHNLHTFSFSTGLRGCPGVLWGSTMTTMLLARLVQGFMSELPPNERGVDLNENLHDIASGFSQSSPASTYLSHSTQCLTLAEKVIYTFIT